In Risungbinella massiliensis, a single window of DNA contains:
- a CDS encoding DUF402 domain-containing protein encodes MKRKRSDRLDWKRVPVRKYYQEEVRDGNHPGIVHYFYMKEIKTPLMDAFFSQPTPVADQGFLYIQYFPFGEQHTVTTMFSDSGEIVQQYIDIVHSHGQDPDGVPWYLDLYLDIVMLPTGEYRLVDEDELQEAWQQKMVTSEQVKMAYDEAKRLIKNLSSRQKDWITWAKTCYKTWEKVESRLLSHQIEV; translated from the coding sequence ATGAAAAGAAAAAGATCCGATCGCCTCGATTGGAAGCGAGTTCCAGTGCGTAAATATTATCAAGAGGAAGTGAGAGATGGAAATCATCCTGGAATTGTACATTATTTTTACATGAAAGAGATTAAAACGCCCCTAATGGATGCGTTTTTCTCTCAACCTACTCCTGTTGCAGATCAAGGATTTTTGTATATACAATACTTCCCATTTGGCGAACAGCATACCGTTACCACTATGTTCAGCGACTCAGGTGAAATAGTACAACAATATATAGATATCGTTCATTCTCATGGGCAAGATCCGGATGGGGTGCCGTGGTATTTGGACCTTTACTTGGATATTGTCATGTTACCTACAGGAGAGTATCGTTTAGTAGACGAAGATGAATTGCAAGAGGCTTGGCAACAAAAAATGGTAACCAGTGAGCAAGTAAAGATGGCTTATGATGAGGCGAAGCGACTAATAAAAAATCTCTCCTCTCGTCAAAAAGATTGGATCACTTGGGCAAAAACCTGTTACAAGACATGGGAAAAGGTAGAATCTAGGTTGTTGTCTCATCAGATAGAAGTCTAA
- a CDS encoding alpha/beta hydrolase, whose translation MLSFRGRLIKRALKASVTLWKKRTPRNIKLYRTKLDQMAKRIPVTRDVEMQSVSINGKNAEWLIPSSNAEQKQSTILYLHGGAYITGSVFTHRALCATITKKTDRRLLFLEYRLAPEHPFPAALEDAVDAYQWLLNQGIPSKQIALAGDSAGGGLCISTALMLRDRQIPLPASIACISPWVDLLHSGASHQNNARLDPLLITDDAKEAALQYTDPSNLRNPYVSPIYADLQGLPPVLIQVGSDEILLDDAVTLAKKIEQAKGDVQLRIWQGMWHVWHITGGVLPEAGKAVLEIRDFLDQHWGKQNK comes from the coding sequence ATGCTTAGTTTTCGTGGGCGACTTATCAAACGAGCTTTAAAAGCGTCGGTAACCTTATGGAAAAAGCGAACCCCTCGTAATATCAAATTATATCGAACGAAACTGGACCAAATGGCGAAACGGATTCCCGTTACACGCGATGTGGAAATGCAATCCGTCTCGATCAATGGGAAAAATGCGGAATGGCTTATCCCATCATCGAATGCAGAGCAGAAACAATCTACTATTTTGTATCTTCACGGTGGAGCCTATATAACAGGTTCGGTTTTCACACATCGTGCTTTGTGTGCCACTATTACCAAGAAAACAGATAGGCGTTTGTTGTTTCTGGAATATCGTTTGGCACCAGAACATCCTTTTCCTGCAGCTTTAGAAGATGCAGTCGATGCATACCAGTGGCTACTTAATCAAGGAATTCCATCAAAACAGATTGCTCTTGCTGGCGATTCTGCAGGGGGAGGTCTTTGTATTTCGACTGCTTTGATGTTACGAGACCGGCAGATCCCATTACCAGCTTCTATAGCATGTATCTCGCCTTGGGTGGATTTACTGCATTCTGGAGCTTCTCATCAAAACAACGCAAGACTAGATCCATTGTTGATAACAGATGATGCCAAAGAAGCAGCCCTACAGTATACCGACCCGTCCAATCTTCGCAATCCATATGTTTCCCCTATTTATGCAGATCTGCAAGGTCTTCCACCTGTACTCATTCAGGTAGGAAGTGATGAAATTCTCCTTGATGATGCAGTAACATTAGCAAAAAAAATAGAGCAAGCTAAAGGAGATGTGCAACTTCGAATTTGGCAGGGGATGTGGCATGTCTGGCATATCACAGGTGGGGTATTACCAGAAGCAGGAAAAGCGGTTCTCGAGATACGCGATTTTCTCGATCAACATTGGGGCAAGCAGAACAAGTAG
- a CDS encoding FAD-binding oxidoreductase: MLNQEAISSLKSLLADRFAMDNQTLIVHSYDATPMYQAVPDGVVYPFTTQEVQEIMRIATKHQIPIVSRGSGSNLAASTVPVQGGIVMNMTRMNCLLEIDEDNLTATVQPGLVTKQFIEAVEAKGLFYPPDPGSMVVSTLGGNIAQCAGGLHGLKYGTTKDYVLGLEAVLPNGEVIRTGGKLTKDVAGYDLTKLLVGSEGTLAIITEATLKLLPKPEMRRVMVAHFDEIDAAAQTVSEIIKNRIIPCTLEFLDQGTMEVVEDFVKIGLPKEKEAILLMQQDGPDELVNQDIEKMAEICRRMGAAHVQIAQSDEEGTQLLTARRFALSALARSMPTTILEDATVPRAAIAPMVRRVREIAQKYQLRICTFGHAGDGNLHPTCMTDARNEEEIQRVEKAFEEIFEAALELGGTITGEHGVGMAKAPYLEWKVGAAGMEVLRGIKKAFDPDNLLNPDKMFAKETRPRVVVTCPKP; encoded by the coding sequence CTGTTGAATCAAGAAGCAATTTCCTCGTTAAAGTCACTCCTTGCAGATCGTTTTGCGATGGATAATCAAACCTTGATCGTGCATTCTTATGATGCAACCCCAATGTATCAAGCAGTTCCAGATGGTGTTGTATATCCTTTCACCACTCAAGAAGTACAAGAAATCATGCGTATTGCAACTAAACATCAAATCCCCATTGTAAGTCGTGGATCAGGTAGCAATCTAGCAGCATCTACTGTTCCAGTTCAAGGTGGAATTGTGATGAATATGACTCGAATGAACTGTTTGTTGGAGATTGATGAAGATAATCTAACTGCTACCGTACAACCAGGCCTGGTGACCAAACAGTTTATCGAGGCAGTGGAAGCAAAAGGACTTTTTTATCCTCCAGATCCAGGTAGTATGGTAGTCTCTACACTTGGTGGAAATATCGCCCAGTGTGCAGGTGGTCTCCACGGATTAAAGTATGGGACAACCAAAGATTATGTACTAGGTCTAGAAGCGGTGTTGCCAAATGGAGAAGTCATACGAACAGGCGGGAAGTTAACCAAAGATGTTGCAGGATATGATCTTACAAAGCTTCTAGTGGGTTCGGAGGGGACGCTTGCGATTATCACTGAGGCAACTTTGAAACTACTTCCTAAGCCTGAGATGCGACGAGTCATGGTCGCACATTTTGATGAGATCGATGCAGCCGCACAAACGGTTTCCGAGATCATTAAAAACCGGATTATCCCTTGTACGTTAGAGTTTTTGGATCAAGGAACGATGGAGGTAGTGGAAGATTTTGTAAAGATTGGGCTTCCCAAAGAGAAGGAAGCGATTTTACTGATGCAACAAGATGGTCCGGATGAATTAGTGAATCAAGATATCGAGAAGATGGCGGAAATTTGTCGTCGGATGGGGGCTGCTCATGTCCAAATCGCCCAATCTGATGAAGAAGGTACTCAACTTTTGACCGCTAGACGATTTGCATTGTCCGCACTAGCACGTTCTATGCCGACCACCATCCTAGAAGATGCGACAGTTCCTCGTGCTGCGATCGCTCCGATGGTTCGGCGTGTTCGCGAAATCGCCCAAAAATATCAGCTTCGTATTTGTACCTTTGGTCATGCTGGGGATGGAAATCTTCATCCAACTTGCATGACTGATGCTCGAAATGAAGAAGAGATTCAACGTGTGGAGAAGGCATTTGAGGAGATTTTTGAAGCAGCCTTGGAGTTAGGGGGGACGATTACGGGTGAACATGGAGTTGGTATGGCAAAAGCTCCTTACTTAGAGTGGAAAGTAGGAGCAGCAGGAATGGAAGTCTTGCGAGGGATCAAAAAGGCATTCGATCCAGATAACCTCTTGAATCCAGATAAAATGTTTGCTAAAGAGACGCGTCCTAGGGTGGTGGTCACATGTCCCAAACCGTAG
- a CDS encoding S66 family peptidase yields MIPKKLQIGDQIRVVAPSRSLSIMEEENRSRAIDVLESFGFNVTFGKHVMESDMMTSSSIASRIEDLHDAFRDPDVQAILTVIGGYNCNQLLPYLDYDLIRQNPKILCGYSDITALSNAIYAKTGLITYSGPHFSTFAMKKGLDYTLEFFQKCLTSTEPITITPADFWSDDPWYREQEQRTFYPNQGWHILQEGKAEGTIIGGNLCTLNLLQGTPFMPSLRDSILFLEDDSLVFPEIWDRDLQSLLQQPDFNEVRGIVIGRFQKESQMTREKLAYIIQTKLELCGIPIVADLDFGHTTPIFTFPIGGQVKLHAENRKIYLEII; encoded by the coding sequence TTGATCCCAAAAAAACTTCAGATAGGTGATCAGATTCGTGTAGTCGCTCCATCTCGAAGTCTATCTATTATGGAGGAAGAGAACAGATCACGAGCGATTGACGTCTTAGAGTCTTTCGGATTCAATGTCACATTCGGGAAACATGTGATGGAGAGTGATATGATGACTTCCTCCTCAATTGCCTCTCGAATAGAAGATCTTCATGATGCGTTTAGAGATCCTGATGTCCAAGCAATCTTAACAGTCATAGGGGGATATAATTGCAATCAATTACTCCCTTATCTCGATTATGATTTAATCCGGCAAAATCCCAAAATTCTATGTGGTTATTCCGATATTACCGCTTTATCCAACGCCATCTATGCTAAAACTGGACTTATCACCTACTCTGGTCCACACTTTTCTACCTTTGCGATGAAAAAAGGATTGGACTATACTCTAGAGTTCTTTCAAAAATGTCTAACCAGCACAGAACCGATTACTATCACCCCTGCTGATTTTTGGAGTGATGATCCTTGGTATCGCGAACAAGAGCAACGTACCTTTTATCCCAATCAAGGTTGGCACATACTTCAAGAGGGGAAAGCAGAAGGAACCATTATTGGAGGTAACCTTTGTACTCTAAATCTATTACAAGGTACACCTTTCATGCCGTCACTACGAGACAGTATCTTGTTCCTTGAGGACGATAGCTTGGTTTTTCCAGAGATTTGGGATCGTGACCTTCAATCTCTCTTGCAGCAACCAGACTTTAACGAAGTACGAGGAATCGTGATCGGTCGTTTTCAAAAAGAATCGCAAATGACGCGAGAAAAATTAGCGTATATTATACAAACCAAGCTGGAGTTATGTGGTATTCCCATTGTGGCAGATTTAGATTTTGGCCATACCACTCCCATATTTACTTTTCCAATTGGGGGGCAAGTCAAGCTTCATGCAGAAAATAGGAAAATTTATTTGGAAATTATATAA
- a CDS encoding (Fe-S)-binding protein, whose amino-acid sequence MSQTVDQRKWVTLPDDSKIPEFEKDLTSMMKLTLDSDQLTNCMRCGFCLPACPTYRETGLEAASPRGRIALMKAVQDGLMSPDEAFRDQMDLCLGCRACEPACPAGVTYGRLLEQTRASITEHKPKSLIEKTLRRVLLKELIPSPKKLRNSMRLVSFYQKSGLQKVARTLKLTAVFPEHMSQMEKILPKIDTKGSYAQTGFSIKPKGKPIARVGMFRGCIMDVMFTETNISTVHLLVAAGYEVVFPDSQNCCGAMHAHTGEEKIAQDLARQNIRVFREAEVDYIVSNAGGCGAQLIEYPHMLKEDIEYSEDAKWFQQCVKDVSELVIERMDQLPLKLKKPVRISYQDSCHLRNGMKVTLEPRKILRSIPNADYVELFEADRCCGSAGTYSLVQPEMSMQILDHKMEHVQQTKADVLVTSNPGCLLQMKLGIERAGLSEQMRAVHLIDFLMEALDLETVESVINGNE is encoded by the coding sequence ATGTCCCAAACCGTAGATCAACGCAAATGGGTAACACTACCTGATGATTCCAAAATTCCTGAATTCGAAAAAGACCTGACTTCTATGATGAAGTTGACACTAGACTCTGACCAACTAACAAACTGTATGCGGTGTGGATTCTGTCTTCCTGCTTGTCCTACTTACCGTGAAACAGGACTAGAGGCAGCTTCCCCACGTGGACGGATCGCATTAATGAAAGCGGTTCAAGATGGTCTCATGTCTCCTGATGAGGCTTTTCGGGATCAGATGGATCTTTGCCTTGGTTGTAGAGCATGTGAACCAGCTTGTCCAGCAGGGGTTACTTATGGAAGACTTTTGGAACAAACACGTGCATCCATTACGGAGCATAAGCCGAAATCTTTGATAGAAAAAACGTTGCGTCGAGTACTGCTTAAGGAGCTGATTCCTAGTCCGAAAAAACTCCGTAATAGTATGCGACTCGTTTCGTTTTATCAAAAATCGGGACTCCAAAAAGTAGCACGAACACTAAAATTAACCGCTGTTTTTCCAGAACATATGAGTCAAATGGAGAAAATTCTTCCTAAGATTGATACCAAAGGTTCCTACGCTCAAACCGGTTTCTCCATTAAACCGAAAGGAAAACCGATCGCCAGAGTGGGGATGTTTCGGGGCTGTATCATGGATGTGATGTTTACCGAGACCAATATAAGTACGGTTCATCTCCTTGTGGCAGCTGGTTATGAAGTTGTTTTTCCAGATAGTCAAAACTGTTGTGGAGCGATGCATGCTCATACAGGCGAAGAGAAGATCGCCCAAGATTTGGCTAGACAAAATATCCGAGTATTTCGGGAAGCAGAAGTAGATTATATTGTTTCCAATGCGGGTGGTTGTGGAGCCCAATTAATAGAATACCCTCATATGTTAAAAGAGGATATAGAGTATTCAGAGGATGCCAAGTGGTTCCAACAATGCGTGAAAGATGTAAGTGAGCTAGTAATCGAGCGGATGGATCAGTTGCCTCTCAAGTTGAAAAAGCCTGTTCGTATTTCCTATCAAGACTCTTGTCATTTGCGAAATGGAATGAAGGTTACGTTAGAACCGAGAAAAATATTGCGTTCTATTCCTAATGCAGATTATGTAGAACTATTCGAAGCTGATCGTTGTTGTGGATCTGCTGGAACCTATAGTCTTGTTCAACCAGAGATGTCTATGCAAATACTTGATCACAAAATGGAACATGTCCAACAGACTAAAGCAGATGTATTAGTAACAAGTAATCCAGGTTGTCTCTTACAGATGAAACTTGGGATTGAACGTGCTGGTCTGAGTGAACAGATGCGAGCGGTCCATTTAATTGACTTTTTAATGGAAGCGCTTGATTTGGAAACAGTAGAGTCTGTGATCAATGGAAATGAATAA
- a CDS encoding acyl-CoA thioesterase: protein MNHFQPKTIQHSKTIKTEMVKPPDTNQHDTLFGGRVMALIDEAAAICSTRHCGFPTVTASLDYIHFLNPSYVGDILTLEAYVVWTGKTSMEVKVSVHSEDKITGEKKLTTRSMLTMVAIDEHGRPAEVPPVLPETEEEVEWQKLAYELRKERKAQKGRFL, encoded by the coding sequence ATGAACCACTTCCAACCCAAAACGATTCAACACTCCAAAACAATCAAAACCGAAATGGTCAAACCGCCTGATACTAATCAACATGATACTCTTTTCGGTGGACGGGTTATGGCGCTAATCGATGAAGCTGCTGCGATTTGCTCTACTCGTCACTGCGGATTCCCTACCGTGACTGCTTCTTTAGATTATATTCATTTCCTCAATCCTAGCTATGTCGGTGATATATTGACCCTCGAAGCTTATGTAGTTTGGACAGGGAAAACCTCCATGGAAGTCAAAGTCAGCGTTCATTCAGAAGATAAAATAACTGGTGAAAAGAAATTGACCACTCGTTCGATGCTGACAATGGTGGCGATAGATGAACATGGTAGACCAGCAGAAGTACCTCCTGTTTTACCTGAAACAGAGGAAGAAGTAGAGTGGCAAAAGCTAGCGTATGAACTCCGAAAAGAGCGGAAAGCACAAAAGGGACGATTTTTATAA
- a CDS encoding GNAT family N-acetyltransferase, whose translation MRIYRALPNDAATLTHLAFRSKSHWGYSMQFMEQCSEALTITPEVIRDHIIYLGVTSDEQFIGFYGLDNNPTRALLTDLFVDPTYIGKGYGKQLWDHMTKMAQDLGILEIEIESDPFAKSFYLRMGAKYKEEVPSQSIMGRTLPLLSYSL comes from the coding sequence TTGCGAATTTATAGAGCATTACCTAATGATGCAGCTACTTTAACACACCTTGCTTTTCGTTCAAAGTCACATTGGGGCTATAGTATGCAGTTTATGGAGCAATGTAGTGAAGCTTTGACCATAACACCAGAAGTGATTCGAGATCATATTATTTATTTGGGAGTTACCTCAGATGAACAGTTTATCGGTTTTTATGGCTTGGATAACAATCCAACTCGTGCTTTACTGACAGATTTGTTTGTAGATCCTACATACATAGGAAAGGGGTATGGCAAACAGCTCTGGGACCACATGACAAAGATGGCACAAGATTTGGGTATTCTGGAGATAGAAATAGAGAGTGACCCATTTGCGAAGTCGTTTTATCTACGTATGGGGGCTAAATACAAGGAAGAAGTGCCATCCCAGTCTATTATGGGTAGAACGCTACCTTTATTGAGTTATTCCCTATAG
- a CDS encoding helix-turn-helix domain-containing protein: MNVGHVIRDIRKQKRITIAELCQATGLSKGFMSQIENNKTSPSLSTLHTIAVYLNVPLSYFLLDECERMEIVRKDKRTITYSGTNQNKIEQLTTKGPLRVIIVDIPVGGSSGDVPHAHQGRESHLVLSGKLEIQQGVDTAIVEVGDSFTWNASVPHMVRNIGDETGRLLIAVYTEGHFGDVFS; the protein is encoded by the coding sequence ATGAATGTAGGACATGTCATTCGCGACATACGTAAGCAAAAAAGAATTACCATCGCAGAGCTTTGCCAAGCAACTGGTTTGTCTAAAGGTTTTATGAGTCAGATTGAAAATAACAAAACTTCTCCATCACTTAGTACTTTGCACACCATTGCGGTTTATTTAAATGTACCTTTATCCTATTTTTTATTAGATGAATGCGAACGGATGGAAATAGTGAGAAAAGACAAACGAACGATCACTTACTCTGGAACAAATCAAAATAAGATCGAACAACTTACAACAAAAGGTCCTTTACGTGTCATCATTGTAGACATTCCCGTCGGTGGATCTTCAGGCGACGTCCCTCATGCTCATCAAGGTAGAGAAAGCCATTTGGTTCTTAGTGGCAAACTAGAGATTCAACAAGGAGTTGATACCGCCATTGTGGAGGTTGGAGATTCATTCACATGGAATGCTTCGGTACCTCATATGGTACGCAATATTGGAGACGAAACAGGTCGTCTTCTTATTGCGGTATATACGGAAGGGCATTTCGGAGATGTATTTTCATAG
- a CDS encoding HEAT repeat domain-containing protein produces the protein MISKLLSQLETKRYSHRVQIMVDLGRQIKNGQDSNAQNMISILEQGDFYQRHLALISCYGSHDKNHIFQATLDPSQFIRSKACKLASFICDDEQILTLLNQVSPSIRKKLLHGLSKRKRYSAIDAYLQQLAQNNHPDLIAYLSYGSPSFIEQHIDLLMDLGGVYLWIPIANRYPKETTTFLYNWIEQKTKFENQWLSKINIILPTLVQRNPETSFSLIKLISKYCSITNLPLQQIAERFPHQIVDLLLEIDEEIDTPLTSIAHKLDEGRLLALIHQHPLTLQKSSQWLQRLKPDLRDQVFHFYQYQWRDQHGLVDTGIITLLPKTLREQEARRHLSLPFVTSNESAMLKISYTEFLPWDEAVTIIKPYLNSPDETLRTHALSKLITTVRFHRDHLSEVLTILQGKRYEPDPIKESMFRSLSELPPSIWKSSHLDELDIILQSALDAKDLSHATSRNIQYLFVRFAPFHPKWAFDWIAQLLNDRGTTYLSGLDQRFTPSQITELKPIILPILKTWQKREHYAQLIDFARSIGKHLTVFDELVDLLVKGLYHPTSDWEISTSLQLLRDYRPDRFQVLIPKLLQKDPSWITKPIMYKYLHIKRQDLLTNYLKPKTFLGRFSSGKTYSVLPFHHGFQRWTKTQQTLYTHQLTQLIDDPKRELPTVRTAIRLLSAIPSTNSSILMKLANDPREMIRDWAIQALGRLDQGEGISTLLEALQDSRARVAIYALRRSLLNMPVQQAILKLLEVPTSKITVYKEVVRLLGDLKDELAFQELSKIAEKELHRDVRISLHHALWNYLEKEDSWKIYEQDAFSNDPYIARSITRMPISYMSSDHRVQFLSLLNQILRHSEVNVRISALNAYIFLANMNQVNDPNQEFLPSLLDCLQSTNSTEAKLAAKAIYHIYKESPSTTMEHVFTNILPKRHVLKTALDTLFEYTGRSWNRGVQRKELEEIARNVLHVLKVDPHTILFRLPLAIQILPWSELMEYLEQMVGEEQLTAEALMVAVHTLENITSIRNIKGIEELEQTLSSSSHEFLRRLGLATLISQAKQNSWQECYIERLKEYRQDPSILVAAAAQFIKTDV, from the coding sequence ATGATAAGTAAGTTGTTAAGTCAATTAGAGACAAAGCGTTACTCCCACCGCGTGCAAATTATGGTCGACTTAGGAAGACAAATAAAAAATGGACAAGACTCCAATGCACAAAATATGATTTCGATATTAGAGCAAGGTGATTTCTATCAACGTCATCTAGCACTTATATCCTGTTACGGTAGTCACGACAAAAACCATATTTTTCAAGCTACTCTAGATCCTTCTCAATTTATCCGCTCTAAGGCTTGTAAATTAGCATCCTTTATTTGTGATGATGAGCAGATCTTGACATTGTTGAACCAAGTCTCTCCTTCTATAAGAAAAAAATTATTACATGGATTATCCAAGCGCAAACGTTATTCTGCCATTGATGCTTATTTACAACAACTAGCACAAAACAATCATCCTGATCTTATCGCCTATCTTTCCTATGGTTCGCCTTCATTCATTGAGCAACATATCGATTTACTGATGGATCTTGGAGGAGTGTATCTTTGGATTCCCATTGCAAATAGATATCCTAAGGAAACGACAACCTTTTTGTATAACTGGATAGAGCAAAAAACGAAATTCGAAAATCAGTGGCTATCGAAAATCAATATAATATTGCCTACTCTAGTCCAACGAAATCCAGAAACTTCTTTCTCACTCATCAAGCTAATAAGCAAATATTGTTCTATAACAAACTTACCACTCCAACAAATAGCAGAGCGCTTTCCCCATCAAATAGTAGATCTACTACTGGAAATAGATGAAGAAATCGACACTCCATTGACTTCCATTGCTCATAAATTAGACGAGGGTAGACTACTCGCTTTAATCCACCAACATCCCTTAACATTGCAAAAATCATCTCAATGGTTACAACGGTTAAAACCAGATCTTCGTGACCAAGTATTTCATTTCTACCAATACCAATGGCGCGACCAACATGGGTTGGTTGATACTGGCATCATTACTCTTTTACCTAAAACGCTAAGAGAACAAGAAGCTCGTCGACATCTATCTTTACCTTTTGTTACCTCAAACGAATCCGCTATGTTAAAGATTTCGTATACAGAATTTTTACCTTGGGATGAAGCCGTAACTATTATCAAACCATACCTAAACAGTCCAGACGAAACATTACGCACTCATGCTCTTTCCAAATTGATTACCACTGTCCGGTTTCATCGAGATCATCTTTCTGAAGTCCTGACTATCTTGCAAGGGAAACGTTATGAACCTGATCCAATTAAAGAAAGTATGTTTCGATCTTTATCCGAACTGCCACCTAGCATTTGGAAGTCTTCTCATCTAGATGAGCTAGATATTATTTTACAATCCGCTTTGGATGCAAAAGATCTCTCCCATGCTACTTCTCGTAATATCCAATATCTCTTTGTTCGATTTGCCCCCTTTCATCCAAAGTGGGCTTTTGATTGGATCGCACAATTATTAAATGATAGAGGAACAACTTACCTTTCTGGGCTAGATCAACGCTTCACTCCAAGTCAAATAACAGAATTAAAACCTATAATCCTACCTATTCTGAAGACGTGGCAAAAACGCGAACATTACGCACAATTGATCGATTTTGCGCGAAGTATCGGAAAACATTTAACAGTGTTTGATGAGCTTGTCGATTTACTAGTAAAGGGGCTTTATCATCCAACATCTGATTGGGAGATTAGCACTTCACTTCAGTTACTCCGAGACTATCGCCCGGATCGTTTCCAAGTTTTGATCCCAAAGTTACTTCAAAAAGATCCTAGTTGGATCACCAAACCTATCATGTACAAGTATCTGCATATAAAGCGACAAGATCTACTTACTAATTACTTAAAACCGAAAACATTTTTAGGTCGTTTTAGCAGTGGGAAAACGTATTCTGTCTTACCATTTCACCACGGTTTCCAACGTTGGACGAAAACTCAACAAACATTATATACACATCAATTAACCCAATTAATTGATGATCCTAAACGGGAACTTCCAACAGTACGAACTGCTATTCGATTGCTTTCTGCTATACCATCTACCAATTCGTCCATTTTGATGAAACTAGCGAATGATCCTAGAGAAATGATTCGTGATTGGGCTATCCAAGCACTTGGGAGATTAGATCAAGGAGAAGGGATTTCTACCTTACTGGAAGCATTGCAAGATAGCCGAGCAAGGGTAGCAATCTATGCACTTCGTCGTTCGCTGCTCAATATGCCAGTACAACAAGCAATATTGAAATTATTGGAAGTACCTACTAGCAAAATAACTGTATATAAAGAAGTGGTTCGTTTATTAGGAGACTTAAAGGATGAATTGGCGTTTCAAGAACTATCGAAAATTGCTGAAAAAGAACTTCATCGTGATGTACGTATTTCTTTACATCATGCTCTATGGAATTATCTAGAGAAGGAAGACAGCTGGAAAATTTATGAGCAGGATGCCTTTTCTAACGATCCATATATTGCCCGATCCATTACCCGAATGCCAATTAGTTATATGTCATCTGATCATCGAGTTCAATTTTTGAGCCTCTTAAATCAAATATTACGGCACAGCGAAGTAAACGTGCGAATTAGTGCATTAAATGCATATATTTTTCTTGCTAATATGAACCAAGTGAATGATCCTAACCAAGAGTTTCTCCCTTCTCTTCTTGACTGCTTACAATCTACTAACTCGACAGAGGCAAAATTAGCAGCTAAAGCAATTTATCATATTTATAAAGAATCACCATCTACCACGATGGAGCATGTTTTTACTAACATTCTTCCAAAACGTCATGTACTAAAAACAGCTCTAGACACTTTATTCGAATATACAGGAAGATCATGGAACAGAGGAGTACAACGCAAGGAGTTAGAAGAAATTGCACGAAATGTCCTCCATGTGTTAAAAGTTGATCCACATACCATCTTATTTCGTTTGCCACTTGCTATTCAAATACTACCTTGGTCAGAATTAATGGAATATCTAGAACAAATGGTAGGTGAAGAGCAACTCACAGCCGAAGCATTGATGGTGGCAGTTCATACATTGGAAAACATCACTTCCATACGGAACATAAAGGGAATAGAGGAATTGGAGCAAACATTAAGCTCTAGCTCACATGAATTTTTACGCAGATTAGGCTTAGCGACTCTCATTTCTCAAGCAAAACAAAACAGTTGGCAAGAATGTTATATAGAAAGATTAAAAGAGTACCGTCAAGATCCATCTATTTTGGTAGCAGCTGCTGCTCAATTTATCAAGACTGATGTATAG
- a CDS encoding DoxX family protein gives MYQWGITFIRAITGFIFLMHGIAKLQMGVDNVSAWFGSIGLPTSLAYLVILIEVLGGIALIVGLGSRYVAIFMILTMIGAIFSVKLSAGLMGDGKGAGYELDLALIALNLLFVLKPYEGVGIDSYLQKGRNQNN, from the coding sequence ATGTATCAATGGGGAATTACCTTTATTCGAGCTATAACAGGATTCATTTTCTTGATGCATGGTATAGCAAAACTGCAAATGGGAGTTGACAACGTATCTGCTTGGTTCGGCAGTATTGGGTTACCAACATCTTTGGCTTATCTTGTGATTTTAATCGAAGTGTTAGGTGGAATAGCCCTAATTGTAGGATTAGGTTCTCGATATGTAGCTATTTTCATGATTCTCACGATGATTGGAGCGATTTTTAGTGTTAAGTTGTCAGCAGGATTAATGGGTGATGGAAAGGGTGCTGGGTATGAACTAGACCTTGCTTTAATCGCGCTCAATCTATTATTTGTTCTAAAACCTTATGAAGGTGTTGGAATCGATTCATATTTACAGAAGGGAAGAAATCAAAACAATTAA
- a CDS encoding YkuS family protein, whose protein sequence is MPRVAVEANLSTFQNYLSQQGYQVDSLDASNMNQGAQSNYTAIVISGMDQNLMGIENIVQNCPVINADGLTPEEVYQRLQNLS, encoded by the coding sequence ATGCCACGTGTAGCAGTAGAAGCAAATCTTTCAACCTTTCAAAACTACTTAAGTCAACAAGGATATCAAGTAGATTCCTTAGATGCTTCGAATATGAACCAAGGAGCACAAAGTAACTATACCGCCATCGTAATTTCAGGTATGGATCAAAACTTGATGGGGATTGAAAATATAGTACAAAATTGTCCTGTCATAAACGCCGATGGGTTAACTCCAGAAGAAGTTTATCAGCGTCTTCAAAATCTTTCCTAA